Proteins encoded together in one Falco biarmicus isolate bFalBia1 chromosome 4, bFalBia1.pri, whole genome shotgun sequence window:
- the CDHR4 gene encoding cadherin-related family member 4 → MGMQGRLTFLLLLLLSLRAPGTFVRAAALPDLPRIVAVSEDAVPGTRVAEVTVSCSNASGSPNVTLHSIEPSHPFNPIAISTDPAAATTFHAEVTLRAGAELDAHRVNQYTLTLRAACPDEDEVEERLFVRVTMGQVLRCDTPFASAEGDMVQVPADVAPWMPLYAVMPQRLGGLMYRLRNHNTPLTLTRQGLVLAPASGFDPSKDTQTFRLEIEVMDRHGHNCSGAVKVEVLPSRHPRVTFLEQQRAVMVPAGIGPLEVVTQVYASGDNVRYTILSPTAPTLFTIDEVTGEIRSTGQLEVAHARLLIQAYNVLHPADHATTVLNVTVQGTDRWAPSCIPAIFVSQVLETVSPGSTLVTLRCTDSTSTEGHLHYALEGPPSSRSHFHLEGPQLQVNTTLDYDSEATAAVGFQFTATIVVTAGGRPPRSTRVPVLVTVTPVNEFTPACPNGTTFTVPETAAFGRVVGHVVGTDRDYPPDSLEYSLDGGPSPAQPFSIDTRTGEIRVVGPLDSQQHKSYRLTVRLTDTHNDLDPAKRRSCLCNVVVHLQAVPDQVPVCTPEVQELRITAGSGDRQPVTRLACQVSPDSAALTYTIAGGNEDGRFRLETNTVFYLPNDPAELRTFVLLVEVWGSPGGPRHSTVVALVVHVTPRSTPVPPSTTTQHKILWKEPLVVTRLEAVWHPPVWFVAVLTVSGALLLAILGCIARSLLCSNRDPGKLLLGKSSGDVAEQKGDEEEQGCPHAGSLGQFDGRAQDPRTGRDYLFNSMTGARRWI, encoded by the exons ATGGGCATGCAGGGACgcctcaccttcctcctccttctcctcctcagcCTCCGTGCCCCAG GGACTTTCGTCAGAGCAGCAG CTCTGCCTGACCTGCCACGCATAGTGGCCGTGAGTGAGGACGCAGTGCCAGGCACCCGCGTGGCTGAGGTGACCGTGTCCTGCAGTAATGCAAGCGGCAGCCCCAATGTCACCTTGCACAGCATCGAGCCCAGCCACCCCTTCAACCCCATTGCCATCAGCACTGACCCTGCGGCCGCCACCACATTTCATGCAGAG GTGACACTGCGTGCTGGTGCAGAGCTTGATGCCCACCGAGTGAACCAGTACACCCTGACCCTGCGAGCTGCTTGTCCTGATGAGGATGAGGTGGAAGAGCGGCTCTTTGTCCGGGTGACGATGGGGCAGGTGCTGCGCTGTGACACTCCCTTTGCCAGTGCAG AGGGAGACATGGTGCAGGTGCCGGCAGATGTGGCACCCTGGATGCCCCTGTATGCGGTGATGCCACAGCGACTTGGTGGGCTGATG TACAGGCTCCGAAACCACAACACACCACTCACACTCACCCGCCAGGGCCTGGTGCTTGCACCTGCCAGTGGCTTTGATCCCAGCAAGGACACCCAG ACTTTCAGGCTGGAGATTGAGGTAATGGACCGGCATGGGCACAACTGCAGCGGGGCAGTGAAGGTGGAGGTGCTGCCATCACGCCATCCCCGTGTCACTTTCCT CGAGCAGCAGCGAGCTGTGATGGTGCCAGCAGGCATTGGCCCCTTGGAGGTGGTCACGCAGGTCTATGCCAGTGGTGATAATGTCCGTTACACCATCCTTTCTCCCACGGCACCCACACTCTTCACCATTGATGAGG TGACGGGTGAGATCCGTAGCACCGGCCAGCTGGAGGTGGCCCATGCACGCCTCCTCATCCAGGCTTACAATGTGCTGCACCCCGCCGACCACGCCACCACCGTGCTCAATGTCACTGTGCAGGGGACGGACCGGTGGGCACCAAGCTGCATCCCAGCCATCTTTGT GTCCCAGGTGCTCGAGACGGTGTCCCCCGGCAGCACTCTGGTGACACTAAGGTGCACCGACTCCACCAGCACCGAAGGGCATTTGCACTATGCCCTGGAGGGGCCCCCCTCCTCCCGCTCCCACTTCCACCTGGAGGGGCCACAGCTGCAG GTCAACACCACCCTGGACTACGACTCAGAGGCCACAGCCGCTGTGGGCTTTCAGTTCACAGCCACCATCGTGGTGACAGCGGGAGGGCGGCCCCCACGGAGCA CCCGCGTGCCCGTGCTTGTGACGGTGACGCCCGTCAACGAATTCACACCGGCGTGCCCCAACGGTACCACCTTCACCGTGCCAGAGACAGCAGCTTTCGGTCGTGTTGTGGGGCACGTGGTTGGCACTGACCGCGACTACCCACCAGACAGCCTTGAGTACAGCCTGGAtgggggtcccagccctgcacagcccttcTCCATTGACACACGCACCG GTGAGATCCGCGTGGTGGGACCCCTCGACTCCCAGCAGCACAAGAGCTACAGGCTGACAGTGCGGCTGACAGACACCCACAATGACCTGGACCCAGCAAAGCGGCGGAGCTGCCTGTGCAACGTGGTTGTGCACCTGCAG GCTGTGCCAGACCAGGTGCCAGTGTGCACCCCTGAGGTGCAGGAGCTGCGAATCACAGCCGGGTCCGGGGACCGCCAGCCTGTCACCCGCCTGGCGTGCCAGGTCAGCCCTGACAGCGCGGCGCTGACGTACACCATTGCTGGAG GCAATGAGGATGGGCGCTTTCGGCTAGAGACAAACACAGTCTTCTACCTCCCCAATGACCCAGCTGAGCTGCGCACCTTTGTGCTGCTTGTGGAGGtgtggggcagccctggtggTCCCCGCCACAGCACTGTGGTGGCACTGGTGGTGCACGTCACACCCCGGAGCACCCCAGTGccacccagcaccaccacccaGCACAAG aTTCTGTGGAAGGAGCCACTGGTTGTCACACGGCTGGAGGCAGTGTGGCACCCACCAGTCTGGTTTGTGGCTGTGCTGACGGTCTCTggtgccctgctgctggccatcctgggctgcattgcCCGGAGCCTGCTGTGCAG caACCGAGACCCTGGCAAGCTGCTCCTGGGCAAGAG
- the INKA1 gene encoding PAK4-inhibitor INKA1 yields MHSARPDACPGQLGADRWCWQEVGATPRAHMHSTRQAPHQPGGVVGPAPRPPCPLRPGSAADSACSLEPGGEEEEGGSPAARSPPASERSLEFDSGYSEASGGTWREEEVPMRRRHPLPCQRAHRLSAGPAAPPPAPTRRARPKSTSDACLEQWRVLEPADTQDWTVALLSQSRNRQPLVLGDNCFADLVENWMDLPEVGAEPRRRTPAEPSRRLAKPPAFLLSLSGNVRRKLANMARPRGAEGARPGGREPTKRFSCPLGLGGQPKGACFHQSHSNIAQLATDFHRFTALMNSRSRQPIICNDVIGYI; encoded by the exons atGCACAGCGCCCGCCCGGACGCCTGCCCGGGCCAGCTCGGCGCCGACCGG tggtgctggcaggaggtgggggcCACGCCACGGGCACATATGCACAGCACGCGGCAGGCGCCACACCAGCCCGGTGGGGTGGTGGGtccggccccccgccccccgtgCCCCCTGCGCCCGGGCTCGGCCGCGGACTCAGCCTGTAGCCTGGAGCCAGGGggcgaggaagaggaggggggcagcccggccgcccgctcccccccgGCCAGTGAGCGCAGCCTGGAGTTTGACTCGGGGTACTCGGAAGCGTCGGGGGGCACGTGGCGGGAGGAAGAGGTGCCCATGCGGCGCCGGCAcccgctgccctgccagcgGGCACACCGGCTCTCCgctggccccgctgccccgcCACCTGCCCCCacccgccgcgcccgccccaAATCCACCTCAGACGCCTGCCTGGAGCAGTGGCGGGTGCTGGAGCCAGCTGACACGCAGGACTGGACTGTGGCGCTGCTGTCGCAGAGCCGGAACCGGCAGCCCCTGGTGCTGGGCGACAACTGCTTCGCCGACCTGGTGGAGAACTGGATGGACCTGCCCGAGGTGGGTGCCGAACCCCGGCGCCGAACCCCTGCCGAGCCCTCCCGCCGGCTGGCCAAGCCCCCCGCCTTCCTGCTCAGCCTCTCAGGCAACGTACGCCGCAAGCTGGCCAACAtggcccggccccggggggctgAGGGTGCCCGGCCAGGGGGACGCGAACCCACCAAGCGTTTCTCCTgccccctggggctgggggggcagcccAAGGGCGCCTGCTTTCACCAGTCCCACAGCAACATCGCCCAGCTGGCCACGGACTTCCACCGCTTCACCGCCCTCATGAACAGCCGCAGCCGCCAGCCCATCATCTGCAACGACGTTATCGGCTACATTTAG
- the UBA7 gene encoding ubiquitin-like modifier-activating enzyme 7 isoform X2, translating into MGTEDSHGHLFCDGDLVTFSGVEGMVELNGQEPVPVRVLDAFRLEINDTSSFSPYRRGGLVSQVRLPQVHSYEPLCQSLAEPKIRVASPEELPRSRSLHTAFQALHAFRREQGRLPRPRVPADAERVLELARSLGVQQGPLDEDVVRAFASVSAGDLCPVAAVVGALAAQEALKAITGKFLPLDQWLYFDALECLGLEGAAQLAEEDCAPRGSRYDGQIAVFGAAFQEQLGCQKYLVVGAGAVGCELLKNFAMMGLAAGPGGDLTVTDMDTVALSNLHRQLLYRSADISRPKSVVAAEAVRRMNPDVRVTAHQNQVGPVTEPFYGDNFFRRLDGVASALDTLEARAYLESRCLRCLTPLLDSGTEGARGNVLAMVPPLTKPLGPAGTPGNGTFPVCTLRYFPRTIQHTLQWARDEFEGLFQLPAEHVSQFMEDPAFLEQLPAAKALEVLQQVQGSLQERPRDWQDCVRWARRHWQSCYHDAITQLLHTFPPEHETSPGVPFWAGDRTCPYPLTFNPDNDTHLEYILAAAHLFAQAHKVPPCRDRAAAQTILRSMVLPPFVPQEGLHIPLTEEQEEARMPTDHGGLAELLQDLVQQRQELVGGEEVRVPLMEPIYFEKDNDIHVDFITAASNLRAENYGIPPANWLTSKRIAGRIVPAIITTTAAVAGLACLEVYKLVWGCQDLSCYRNSNFCLSDCLLLRIQPLPPPTYRYGGREWNCWDRLEMQAVGTDGQEATVQEVLDWLQRTHGWTVTMLLCGHTVLYDREEDEETRAQQQAQRLSENLEDTGELRQRELELLYVCEGEEAETEDTRPPLLCSLP; encoded by the exons ATGGGAACAGAGGACAGCCATGGCCACCTTTTCTGCGATGGTGACCTGGTGACGTTTTCTGGAGTGGAGGGGATGGTTGAGCTGAACGGCCAGGAGCCCGTCCCCGTGCGTGTGCTGG ATGCCTTCAGGCTGGAGATCAACGACACCAGCTCGTTCTCACCCTACCGCCGCGGGGGGCTGGTTTCGCAGGTGCGGCTGCCCCAGGTGCACTCCTAT GAGCCCCTGTGTCAGTCACTGGCAGAGCCCAAGATCCGGGTGGCAAGTCCTGAGGAGCTGCCACGCAGCCGCAGCCTACACACCGCCTTCCAGGCCCTGCACGCTTTCCGCAGGGAGCAGGGCCGCCTGCCCCGGCCCAGGGTGCCG GCGGATGCCGAGAgggtgctggagctggcacGGAGCCTGGGAGTGCAGCAAGGTCCCCTGGACGAGGACGTCGTGCGAGCCTTTGCCAGCGTGAGTGCGGGGGACCTGTGCCCCGTGGCTGCCGTCGTTGGGGCCCTGGCAGCCCAGGAAGCGCTGAAG GCCATCACTGGGAAGTTCCTGCCCCTGGACCAGTGGTTGTACTTCGACGCCCTGGagtgcctggggctggagggggccGCGCAGCTGGCGGAGGAGGACTGCGCCCCG AGGGGCTCCCGCTATGATGGCCAGATCGCTGTCTTCGGGGCTGCCTtccaggagcagctgggctgccaGAAGTACTTGGTG GTGGGAGCCGGCGCAGTTGGCTGCGAGCTGCTGAAAAACTTTGCCATGAtggggctggcggcggggccagGTGGGGACCTCACTGTCACCGACATGGACACTGTCGCCCTCTCCAACCTCCATCGGCAGCTCCTCTACCGCTCAGCAGATATATCG AGGCCGAAGTCGGTGGTGGCTGCAGAGGCCGTGCGGCGCATGAACCCTGATGTCAGGGTGACGGCTCACCAGAACCAGGTGGGACCTGTCACTGAGCCCTTCTATGGGGACAACTTCTTCCGGCGCCTGGATGGCGTCGCCAGCGCCCTGGACACACTGGAGGCCC GTGCCTACTTGGAGAGCCGCTGCCTTCGCTGCCTCACGCCACTGCTGGACTCTGGCACAGAGGGAGCACGGGGGAACGTGCTGGCCATGGTGCCCCCCCTGACCAAGCCACTGGGGCCAGCTGGCACCCCGGGGAATGGCACCTTCCCTGTCTGCACGCTGCGGTACTTTCCCCGCACCATCCAGCACACACTGCAG TGGGCCCGTGATGAGTTTGaggggctcttccagctgccCGCGGAGCATGTCAGCCAGTTCATGGA AgacccagctttcctggagcagctgccagcagcgaAGGCCCTGGAGGTCCTGCAGCAAGTGCAGGGGAGCCTGCAGGAGCGGCCACGGGACTGGCAGGACTGCGTGCGCTGGGCCCGCCggcactggcagagctgctACCACGATGCCAtcacccagctgctgcacacCTTCCCCCCGGAGCAC GAAACCAGCCCTGGTGTCCCCTTCTGGGCAGGGGATAGGACCTGTCCCTATCCACTGACATTCAACCCTGACAAC GACACCCACCTGGAGTACATCCTGGCCGCTGCCCACCTCTTTGCGCAAGCACACAAGGTGCCACCATGCAGAGACCGGGCAGCCGCCCAGACCATCCTCCGCAGCATGGTCCTGCCACCCTTCGTGCCCCAGGAGGGGCTCCACATCCCCCtcacagaggagcaggaggaggcacGGATGCCTACGG ACCATGGTGGGCTGGCGGAGCTCCTTCAGGACCTGgtgcagcaaaggcaggagcTGGTAGGCGGTGAGGAGGTGCGAGTGCCCCTGATGGAGCCCATCTACTTTGAGAAG GACAATGACATCCACGTGGACTTCATCACAGCAGCATCCAACCTGCGTGCAGAGAACTATGGCATCCCCCCTGCCAACTGGCTGACG AGCAAGCGGATTGCGGGGCGGATCGTGCCTGCCATCATCACCACCACAGCAGCCGTGGCCGGGCTGGCATGCCTGGAGGTCTACAAACTGGTGTGGGGGTGCCAGGACCTCAGCTGCTACCGCAACAGCAACTTCTGCCTGTCCGACTGCCTGCTGCTCCGCATCCAGCCCCTGCCGCCCCCCACCTACCGG TACGGCGGGAGAGAGTGGAACTGCTGGGACCGGCTGGAGATGCAGGCAGTTGGCACAGATGGGCAGGAGGCAACAGTGCAAGAGGTGCTGGACTGGCTTCAG AGGACACATGGCTGGACCGTGACCATGCTCCTGTGTGGCCACACCGTGCTCTATGAcagggaggaggatgaagaGACACGggcccagcagcaggcacagag GTTATCAGAGAATCTGGAGGATACTGGGGAGCTGCGACAGCgtgagctggagctgctgtatGTGTGCGAGGGAGAGGAGGCTGAGACTGAAGATACCCGtccccctctcctctgctccctaCCCTAA
- the UBA7 gene encoding ubiquitin-like modifier-activating enzyme 7 isoform X1, giving the protein MAGSGAEERMYSRQLYVLGSGARRLAGAAVLVSGLRGTGAQVAAALVLAGTGRVVLHDRGTACTADRAHQFLLGENDIGQNRAEASQRALADLNPRVVVAAYTGELLEDFLTSFQVVVLTESPLEEQLRVGDFCHAQGICFIVADAKGLAGQLFCDFGKHFIVDDPAEGDPLCATVQHISQGNPGVVTCMGTEDSHGHLFCDGDLVTFSGVEGMVELNGQEPVPVRVLDAFRLEINDTSSFSPYRRGGLVSQVRLPQVHSYEPLCQSLAEPKIRVASPEELPRSRSLHTAFQALHAFRREQGRLPRPRVPADAERVLELARSLGVQQGPLDEDVVRAFASVSAGDLCPVAAVVGALAAQEALKAITGKFLPLDQWLYFDALECLGLEGAAQLAEEDCAPRGSRYDGQIAVFGAAFQEQLGCQKYLVVGAGAVGCELLKNFAMMGLAAGPGGDLTVTDMDTVALSNLHRQLLYRSADISRPKSVVAAEAVRRMNPDVRVTAHQNQVGPVTEPFYGDNFFRRLDGVASALDTLEARAYLESRCLRCLTPLLDSGTEGARGNVLAMVPPLTKPLGPAGTPGNGTFPVCTLRYFPRTIQHTLQWARDEFEGLFQLPAEHVSQFMEDPAFLEQLPAAKALEVLQQVQGSLQERPRDWQDCVRWARRHWQSCYHDAITQLLHTFPPEHETSPGVPFWAGDRTCPYPLTFNPDNDTHLEYILAAAHLFAQAHKVPPCRDRAAAQTILRSMVLPPFVPQEGLHIPLTEEQEEARMPTDHGGLAELLQDLVQQRQELVGGEEVRVPLMEPIYFEKDNDIHVDFITAASNLRAENYGIPPANWLTSKRIAGRIVPAIITTTAAVAGLACLEVYKLVWGCQDLSCYRNSNFCLSDCLLLRIQPLPPPTYRYGGREWNCWDRLEMQAVGTDGQEATVQEVLDWLQRTHGWTVTMLLCGHTVLYDREEDEETRAQQQAQRLSENLEDTGELRQRELELLYVCEGEEAETEDTRPPLLCSLP; this is encoded by the exons AtggcgggcagcggcgcggaGGAGCGCATGTACTCGCGGCAGCT GTACGTGCTGGGCAGCGGCGCGCGGCGGCTGGCCGGGGCGGCGGTGCTGGTGTCGGGGCTGCGCGGGACCGGAGCGCAGGTGGCGGCGGCGCTGGTGCTGGCGGGAACCGGGCGCGTCGTCCTGCACGACCGCGGCACCGCCTGCACTGCCGACCGCGCCCACCAG TTCCTCCTTGGGGAGAATGATATAGGCCAGAACCGTGCCGAGGCGTCCCAGCGGGCCCTGGCCGATCTGAACCCCCGCGTGGTGGTGGCTGCTTACACCGGGGAGCTGTTGGAGGACTTCCTCACCTCCTTTCAG GTGGTGGTGCTGACCGAGTCACCGCTGGAGGAGCAGCTCCGTGTTGGGGACTTCTGCCATGCCCAGGGCATTTGCTTCATCGTGGCTGATGCCAAGGGGCTGGCAGG GCAGCTGTTCTGCGACTTTGGGAAGCACTTCATTGTTGATGACCCAGCAGAAGGGGACCCACTGTGTGCCACTGTGCAGCACATCTCCCAG GGCAACCCAGGCGTGGTGACATGCATGGGAACAGAGGACAGCCATGGCCACCTTTTCTGCGATGGTGACCTGGTGACGTTTTCTGGAGTGGAGGGGATGGTTGAGCTGAACGGCCAGGAGCCCGTCCCCGTGCGTGTGCTGG ATGCCTTCAGGCTGGAGATCAACGACACCAGCTCGTTCTCACCCTACCGCCGCGGGGGGCTGGTTTCGCAGGTGCGGCTGCCCCAGGTGCACTCCTAT GAGCCCCTGTGTCAGTCACTGGCAGAGCCCAAGATCCGGGTGGCAAGTCCTGAGGAGCTGCCACGCAGCCGCAGCCTACACACCGCCTTCCAGGCCCTGCACGCTTTCCGCAGGGAGCAGGGCCGCCTGCCCCGGCCCAGGGTGCCG GCGGATGCCGAGAgggtgctggagctggcacGGAGCCTGGGAGTGCAGCAAGGTCCCCTGGACGAGGACGTCGTGCGAGCCTTTGCCAGCGTGAGTGCGGGGGACCTGTGCCCCGTGGCTGCCGTCGTTGGGGCCCTGGCAGCCCAGGAAGCGCTGAAG GCCATCACTGGGAAGTTCCTGCCCCTGGACCAGTGGTTGTACTTCGACGCCCTGGagtgcctggggctggagggggccGCGCAGCTGGCGGAGGAGGACTGCGCCCCG AGGGGCTCCCGCTATGATGGCCAGATCGCTGTCTTCGGGGCTGCCTtccaggagcagctgggctgccaGAAGTACTTGGTG GTGGGAGCCGGCGCAGTTGGCTGCGAGCTGCTGAAAAACTTTGCCATGAtggggctggcggcggggccagGTGGGGACCTCACTGTCACCGACATGGACACTGTCGCCCTCTCCAACCTCCATCGGCAGCTCCTCTACCGCTCAGCAGATATATCG AGGCCGAAGTCGGTGGTGGCTGCAGAGGCCGTGCGGCGCATGAACCCTGATGTCAGGGTGACGGCTCACCAGAACCAGGTGGGACCTGTCACTGAGCCCTTCTATGGGGACAACTTCTTCCGGCGCCTGGATGGCGTCGCCAGCGCCCTGGACACACTGGAGGCCC GTGCCTACTTGGAGAGCCGCTGCCTTCGCTGCCTCACGCCACTGCTGGACTCTGGCACAGAGGGAGCACGGGGGAACGTGCTGGCCATGGTGCCCCCCCTGACCAAGCCACTGGGGCCAGCTGGCACCCCGGGGAATGGCACCTTCCCTGTCTGCACGCTGCGGTACTTTCCCCGCACCATCCAGCACACACTGCAG TGGGCCCGTGATGAGTTTGaggggctcttccagctgccCGCGGAGCATGTCAGCCAGTTCATGGA AgacccagctttcctggagcagctgccagcagcgaAGGCCCTGGAGGTCCTGCAGCAAGTGCAGGGGAGCCTGCAGGAGCGGCCACGGGACTGGCAGGACTGCGTGCGCTGGGCCCGCCggcactggcagagctgctACCACGATGCCAtcacccagctgctgcacacCTTCCCCCCGGAGCAC GAAACCAGCCCTGGTGTCCCCTTCTGGGCAGGGGATAGGACCTGTCCCTATCCACTGACATTCAACCCTGACAAC GACACCCACCTGGAGTACATCCTGGCCGCTGCCCACCTCTTTGCGCAAGCACACAAGGTGCCACCATGCAGAGACCGGGCAGCCGCCCAGACCATCCTCCGCAGCATGGTCCTGCCACCCTTCGTGCCCCAGGAGGGGCTCCACATCCCCCtcacagaggagcaggaggaggcacGGATGCCTACGG ACCATGGTGGGCTGGCGGAGCTCCTTCAGGACCTGgtgcagcaaaggcaggagcTGGTAGGCGGTGAGGAGGTGCGAGTGCCCCTGATGGAGCCCATCTACTTTGAGAAG GACAATGACATCCACGTGGACTTCATCACAGCAGCATCCAACCTGCGTGCAGAGAACTATGGCATCCCCCCTGCCAACTGGCTGACG AGCAAGCGGATTGCGGGGCGGATCGTGCCTGCCATCATCACCACCACAGCAGCCGTGGCCGGGCTGGCATGCCTGGAGGTCTACAAACTGGTGTGGGGGTGCCAGGACCTCAGCTGCTACCGCAACAGCAACTTCTGCCTGTCCGACTGCCTGCTGCTCCGCATCCAGCCCCTGCCGCCCCCCACCTACCGG TACGGCGGGAGAGAGTGGAACTGCTGGGACCGGCTGGAGATGCAGGCAGTTGGCACAGATGGGCAGGAGGCAACAGTGCAAGAGGTGCTGGACTGGCTTCAG AGGACACATGGCTGGACCGTGACCATGCTCCTGTGTGGCCACACCGTGCTCTATGAcagggaggaggatgaagaGACACGggcccagcagcaggcacagag GTTATCAGAGAATCTGGAGGATACTGGGGAGCTGCGACAGCgtgagctggagctgctgtatGTGTGCGAGGGAGAGGAGGCTGAGACTGAAGATACCCGtccccctctcctctgctccctaCCCTAA
- the TCTA gene encoding T-cell leukemia translocation-altered gene protein, protein MAAAMGWQAPWRALGALGRELAAEWAAQDVRAALCQLLLLWLGLSLLGVRLAWRAYGGAVAALCYRTGPAARRPPGTGLGPGPASGPGPARPRAHSLSPAGPAGRNGAAERHCPPREGPATEPAKTHRE, encoded by the exons ATGGCGGCGGCGATGGGCTGGCAGGCGCCGTGGCGGGCGCTGGGCGCGCTGGGCCGGGAGCTGGCGGCCGAGTGGGCGGCGCAGGACGTGCGGGCCGcgctgtgccagctgctgctgctctggctgggcCTCAGCCTGCTGGGCGTCCGCCTGGCCTGGCGCGCCTACGGCGGGGCGGTGGCCGCGCTCTGCTACCGGACGgggcccgccgcccgccggcccccgggcACCGGGCTgggccccggccccgcctccggccccgggcccgcccggccccgcgcacACTCCCTCtcccccgccggcccggccggACGCAACGGCGCCGCCGAGCGGCACTGCCCGCCCCG GGAGGGCCCAGCCACAGAGCCAGCGAAGACGCACCGGGAGTGA
- the AMT gene encoding aminomethyltransferase, mitochondrial, with the protein MLRAGCRAALPRRPPGSAPLSGAGGAPPGGTEAAAGLKRTPLDALHRSRGGRMVPFAGWSLPLHYGQGHLQSHLHTRRHCSLFDVSHMPQTRVYGRDRVRFMESLVVGDIAELKPGQGTLTLLTNERGGIVDDLIVTNTSEDHLYVVSNAGCADKDLAIMRGRAAELQAAGSDIHLEVSDNALLALQGPSMARVLQAGLSDDLAKLSFMNSITTTVFGVPGCRVTRCGYTGEDGVEISVPAGQAVELAERLLHVPEVWPAGLAARDSLRLEAGLCLYGNDIDETTTPAEAGLLWTLGKRRRTAMDFPGAAIIMAQVKEKPKRKRVGLTSVGPPIRPHMVILGPKGTPVGTVTSGCPSPSLGKNIAMGYVEAAHSRAGTALAVEVRKKQHPAVVTKMPFVPTQYYMAK; encoded by the exons ATGCTGCGGGCGGGCTGTCGCGCCGCGCtaccccgccgccccccgggctCCGCGCCGCtgagcggggccggcggggcgccGCCCGGGGGGaccgaggcggcggcggggctgaaGCGGACGCCGCTGGACGCCCTGCACCGGTCCCGCGGCGGGCGGATGGTGCCGTTTGCCGGCTGGAGCCTGCCGCTGCACTacgggcagggccacctccagTCCCACCTGCACACTCGCCGCCACTGCTCGCTCTTCGACGTCTCGCACATGCCGCAG ACGCGGGTGTACGGCCGGGACCGTGTCAGGTTCATGGAGAGCCTGGTGGTGGGGGACATCGCCGAGCTGAAGCCGGGACAG GGCACCCTGACACTGCTCACCAACGAGAGGGGTGGCATCGTGGATGACCTCATTGTCACCAACACATCAGAAGATCACCTCTACGTGGTGTCCAATGCTGGCTGCGCTGACAAGGACTTGGCCATTATGAGG ggcagagcagcggAGCTGCAGGCCGCCGGCAGTGACATTCATCTGGAAGTGTCGGACAACGCGCTGCTGGCTCTGCAAG GTCCCTCCATGGCAcgggtgctgcaggcagggctgtcgGATGACCTAGCCAAGCTCTCCTTCATGAATAGCATTACCACAACAGTCTTTGGCGTGCCAGGCTGCCGGGTCACGCGCTGCGGCTACACCGGCGAGGATGGTGTAGAG ATCTCAGTGCCTGCAGGGCAGGCGGTGGAGCTGGCCGAGCGGCTGCTGCATGTCCCCGAGGTGTGgccggcggggctggcggcCAGGGACAGCCTGCGCCTGGAGGCCGGGCTCTGCCTCTATGGCAACGACATCGATGAGACCACCACACCTGCTGAGGCCGGGCTGCTGTGGACCTTGG GGAAGCGGCGACGCACAGCCATGGACTTCCCCGGTGCGGCTATCATCATGGCACAAGTGAAAGAGAAGCCGAAACGCAAGCGCGTGGGGCTGACATCAGTGGGACCCCCCATACGGCCCCACATGGTGATCCTGGGCCCCAAGGGCACGCCTGTGG GCACTGTGACCAGCGGCTGCCCCTCGCCCTCCCTGGGCAAGAACATCGCCATGGGCTACGTGGAGGCAGCGCACAGCCGGGCTGGCACCGCACTCGCCGTCGAGGTGCGGAAGAAGCAGCATCCAGCAGTCGTCACCAAGATGCCCTTTGTGCCCACCCAGTACTACATGGCCAAATGA